A genomic region of Catalinimonas niigatensis contains the following coding sequences:
- a CDS encoding nucleotidyltransferase domain-containing protein encodes MDKNEAISIAQRYVTLVSKHFFVEEAILFGSFAKGTHHADSDIDIAIVFKSVDDIIDRQIQLLHMRSDDDLIIEPHPFLLNDFNRSNPVVSEILSNGIRLKNYAA; translated from the coding sequence ATGGATAAAAATGAAGCTATAAGCATTGCTCAAAGGTATGTTACCCTGGTAAGCAAACATTTCTTTGTAGAAGAGGCTATTCTATTTGGTTCCTTTGCAAAAGGTACTCATCATGCAGATAGCGATATTGATATAGCCATTGTATTTAAAAGTGTAGATGATATTATTGACAGGCAAATACAACTGTTGCATATGAGATCAGACGATGATTTAATCATTGAACCTCACCCCTTCTTATTGAATGATTTCAACCGCTCCAATCCGGTAGTTTCTGAAATTTTGAGCAATGGTATACGTTTAAAGAACTATGCTGCTTAA
- a CDS encoding HEPN domain-containing protein produces MTHLYSSKDYHWALFMGHLVIEKLLKASIVKVTQQHAPLSHDLRRLAKLSGITFSTDHTKWLDAITSFNINARYDSYKQEFYKKCTPEYTDLWISHIKTLRQWIKMKL; encoded by the coding sequence TATCATTGGGCGCTTTTTATGGGACATCTGGTCATTGAGAAGTTACTCAAAGCATCCATTGTGAAAGTGACACAGCAACATGCCCCTTTATCCCACGACTTGAGACGCCTGGCAAAATTATCAGGAATAACTTTTAGCACAGACCATACAAAATGGCTGGATGCTATCACTTCCTTCAATATCAATGCCCGATACGATAGTTACAAACAGGAGTTTTATAAGAAATGCACACCTGAATATACTGATTTATGGATCAGCCACATTAAAACACTTAGGCAATGGATAAAAATGAAGCTATAA